A window from Primulina huaijiensis isolate GDHJ02 chromosome 13, ASM1229523v2, whole genome shotgun sequence encodes these proteins:
- the LOC140991151 gene encoding WRKY transcription factor 72A-like, with protein sequence MDQLQQAKAEMDEVMEENQRLRMYLDRILKDYMTLQNQYKEAIQQDAKKSANADSIASDDHPEESELVSLSLGRSSSETTKDGPRKMPIDETIRQEHSEGDKGLALGLECKFEVVPVASSQVEYPSSENSLEEVTKETGDTTMWLPHKSIKNSRDGGDDELLQQNHAKRARVSVRYRCDTPTMNDGCQWRKYGQKISKGNPCPRAYYRCTVAPSCPVRKQVNKCKFVNGSMSSVSYHTELLGETKTERSSPAKSESRTTSFDKREQQMDQLQQAKAEMDEVMEENQRLRMYLDRILKDYMTLQNQYKEAIQQDAKKSANADSIASDDHPEESELVSLSLGRSSSETTKDGPRKMPIDETIRQEHSEGDKGLALGLECKFEVVPVASSQVEYPSSENSLEEVTKETGDTTMWLPHKSIKNSRDGGDDELLQQNHAKRARVSVRYRCDTPTMNDGCQWRKYGQKISKGNPCPRAYYRCTVAPSCPVRKQVQRCVEDMSVLITTYEGTHNHPLPISATAMASTTSAAVSMLMSGSSTSGLGPSSSSITTTSNTTMANINGLNFYLPNNSRSKPFYIPNTSISSTPSYPTITLDLTSPSSTSSSHLNRLANNINPTRFSSTNLNFSSLESSSLPVSWNNGTLGYENKIIQTPNSLSFGTQNSETLYHYFMQKNIRNPIIQQSDHTPDTIAAATKAITSDPSFQSALAAALTSLIGSGLADASSSGTQNGSEKTCQNIKNSESFPILSSFPTTSNVNNSISSQPGSLRFLSPSFPFTNSQSKSNSPGDDRDHIV encoded by the exons ATGGATCAACTTCAGCAAGCCAAAGCTGAGATGGATGAAGTTATGGAAGAGAATCAACGGCTCAGAATGTATTTGGATCGGATTCTGAAGGATTACATGACCTTACAGAACCAATACAAAGAGGCCATTCAACAAGATGCTAAAAAAAGTGCTAATGCAGATTCTATTGCAAGTGATGATCATCCCGAAGAATCTGAACTTGTATCCCTTTCCCTGGGAAGAAGTTCGAGTGAGACGACGAAAGACGGTCCCCGTAAAATGCCAATCGATGAAACAATACGTCAGGAGCATAGTGAAGGTGATAAAGGATTGGCATTGGGATTGGAATGCAAGTTTGAAGTGGTGCCTGTAGCATCCTCACAAGTTGAGTATCCCAGCTCTGAAAATAGCTTGGAAGAAGTAACGAAAGAAACGGGTGACACGACGATGTGGTTGCCTCATAAGTCCATTAAGAATTCGAGAGATGGCGGAGACGATGAGCTTTTGCAGCAGAATCACGCTAAACGGGCTAGGGTTTCTGTGCGATACAGATGCGACACGCCAACA ATGAATGATGGGTGCCAATGGAGAAAATATGGGCAAAAGATTTCGAAAGGGAACCCGTGCCCTCGAGCATACTATCGTTGCACAGTTGCACCATCTTGTCCCGTGAGAAAACAGGTAAATAAATGCAAGTTTGTCAATGGATCTATGTCATCTGTGTCCTATCATACTGAGTTATTG GGTGAAACTAAAACAGAGAGATCCTCACCTGCTAAGTCTGAATCAAGAACAACTTCATTTGACAAAAGGGAACAACAG ATGGATCAACTTCAGCAAGCCAAAGCTGAGATGGATGAAGTTATGGAAGAGAATCAACGGCTCAGAATGTATTTGGATCGGATTCTGAAGGATTACATGACCTTACAGAACCAATACAAAGAAGCCATTCAACAAGATGCTAAAAAAAGTGCTAATGCAGATTCTATTGCAAGTGATGATCATCCCGAAGAATCTGAACTTGTATCCCTTTCCCTGGGAAGAAGTTCGAGTGAGACGACGAAAGACGGTCCCCGTAAAATGCCAATCGATGAAACAATACGTCAGGAGCATAGTGAAGGTGATAAAGGATTGGCATTGGGATTGGAATGCAAGTTTGAAGTGGTGCCTGTAGCATCCTCACAAGTTGAGTATCCCAGCTCTGAAAATAGCTTGGAAGAAGTAACGAAAGAAACGGGTGACACGACGATGTGGTTGCCTCATAAGTCCATTAAGAATTCGAGAGATGGCGGAGACGATGAGCTTTTGCAGCAGAATCACGCTAAACGGGCTAGGGTTTCTGTGCGATACAGATGCGACACGCCAACA ATGAATGATGGGTGCCAATGGAGAAAATATGGGCAAAAGATTTCGAAAGGGAACCCGTGCCCTCGAGCATACTATCGTTGCACAGTTGCACCATCTTGTCCCGTGAGAAAACAG GTTCAAAGATGTGTCGAGGACATGTCCGTCTTGATCACGACATACGAAGGAACACACAACCATCCACTCCCGATCTCGGCAACTGCCATGGCTTCCACCACCTCAGCAGCAGTCTCCATGCTAATGTCTGGCTCGTCAACCTCTGGATTAGGGCCGAGTTCCTCATCCATCACCACCACCTCCAACACGACGATGGCAAATATCAATGGACTAAACTTCTATCTCCCAAATAACTCGAGATCAAAACCATTTTACATACCAAACACATCAATCTCATCTACCCCTTCATATCCAACCATCACCCTCGATCTCACGTCTCCGTCGTCAACCTCATCATCTCACTTAAACCGACTAGCCAACAACATTAATCCTACAAGATTTTCATCCACGAATCTAAATTTCAGCTCTTTGGAATCAAGCTCTCTACCAGTTTCTTGGAATAATGGAACACTTGGCTACgaaaataaaatcattcaaaCCCCAAACTCTTTGAGCTTTGGAACCCAAAATAGTGAAACCCTTTACCATTATTTCATGCAAAAGAATATTAGAAACCCTATTATTCAACAATCTGATCACACACCAGACACCATTGCTGCTGCGACCAAAGCTATTACATCTGACCCTAGTTTCCAATCTGCATTAGCAGCTGCACTCACTTCACTGATTGGGTCGGGTTTAGCCGATGCCAGCTCATCAGGAACCCAAAATGGAAGTGAAAAAACGTGCCAGAATATCAAGAATAGCGAATCTTTTCCTATTCTATCGAGCTTTCCAACAACGTCGAATGTAAATAATTCGATAAGTTCCCAGCCAGGAAGTTTAAGGTTTCTTTCACCTTCATTTCCATTCACAAATTCTCAGAGTAAATCAAACTCTCCAGGTGATGACAGGGATCACATTGTTTAG